In Candidatus Binatia bacterium, the genomic stretch GGCACCAGCCGCTCCAGCACGCGCCCGACGTCGTCCATCACGTCGGGGTCGTACCCTTCGTTCACGCAGACGCCGGCCGTGGTGTGCGGAACGCTCACGATCAGGAGGCCGCTCTGCCCCTCGAGCAGCGATGCCGCTTCCGCCCTGATCCGCTCGGCGAGGGGCACGAACTGCGTCCGCTCCCGCGTCTCGACACGTAGCCTCCGGCCGGCGGCCATGCGCTACGGACCTCCGGCGGCGCCGCGGGCCGCGTCGGTCGGCGGCGGGATCTCGGTGAAGGGCACGTCCACGACGTCGCTGCGGTCGAGCGGGGGCATGCTGCCCGGTGCGCGGGCGCGGCGCGACCCGGGCCGGCGCGAGCCGCCCACGTGGCCCGGGAGCGGTCCCGGATCATCGCCGGGCGCGCCGAAGGTCCCGCCGCGGGAGCGCTGCCCGAAGAGACGGCCCAGGAAGAAGAGCAGGAGCGTGAGCCAGAGGCGGAGGATCAAGCGAAGCATGAATGCGACTCCCTACCGGGCCGGCGCGCAGGAGTTCACGGCGCACGGCCCTCGGGCCGAAGTCTATCGTCCGGCTGGGACGCGGACCAGCGGCAGCGCCCGCTCGGTCAGCTCGGCGAGCGGGAGCCGGTTCAGGTCGGGCAGCGCCTGGAAGATCCGGATGCGGCGCTCGACCAGCTGGTCCTCGCGCTTGGCGGCGAAGAAGGTCCCCTTGTTCGTGAGCACGTCGCGCTCGAAGAAGGTCGGGAGCGGATAGTGTCGGCGCTCCTGCGCGGGGATGTGGTTCTCGAGCAGGTAGCGGCGCTCCTTCACCTCTTCGGGAGGCATCGCCTCGTCGGCCGGGAGCGGCGTCAGCACCTGGTAGTCGCGGAGCGCCAGGAACTCGGTCCAGACGTCCAGGCTGGCCACGCCGCCGTTGGGCGTCGTGAAGAAGGTGAAGAAGGGGCTGATCTCCCGCGAGAGGCCCGTGTCCTCGCCCAGGATCAGGGCGAGCCGGGTCAGGCGGGAGAGCCCGCAGATCCCGCGCACCTCGGGAACGGCCCGGGTGTCGGAGAACCAGTAGAGCAGCGCGAGAAAGTCCGCCCGGCTGAGCGGACCGCGCGCCGAGATATCGGCCTGCGGGATTCCGGTGCTCACGTACCCTCCTCTAGCTCGATGCGCGCGCCCGCGGCGGACCCACGTCGATGTTTCCGTTCGTGGTCTGCAGCTCGATCCGGACGCCGCCTCCCCCGATCGTACCCTGAATGCTCTTCGAGGTGATGGAGCCTTGTGTCGCTAGCTTGTAATTGATGTTGACGCGGCCATTTGTAGTCCTGGCCTCAAGGTTCGCATGAACCTCGCGCGGCAGCGCCAGCTCGATGTTCCCGTTCGTCGTCCCCATCTGCATTGCGCCGCGCGGCGGCAGCGCCGACATCTCCACGGCGATGCTCCCGTTGGTGGTCGCCGCGTCGGCCGCGCCCTCGATGCGGGCCAGCCGGACCTCGCCGTTGGTGGTGCGCGCGCTCAGCGACCCGCGCACCGAGCTCGCCTCCACGTCTCCGTTGGTCGTCGCGATATCCACCTTCCCCTGCACCGCCCGCACGCGGATCGCGCCGTTCGTGGTGCTCAGGTCGAGCGAAGTCTCGCGCGGGACTTGCAAGTAATAGTGGATGTTCGCCGAGCGCACCCCGTGGCCGATCAGGTCCCAGAACCCGACCACTTTCTGCTTCCTCGGGTAGATGCTCTCGATGTGGATCTCACCCGGATGCACCGCGACGTCGGCCTTGAGATCGCGGAGCAATTCGGCCGCCTGCCGGTCGTCCGCGGCGCGCACCTCGCGCGTGATCTGCACCCGGACGTCAGGGCGGTCCCACGCTTCGACGACGATCCGGCCGTTGGTGCTCTCGATGACGATGTCGCCGCCGGCCGGGAACGGGAACACCTTCTCGCTCACATTGCGCAGGTGC encodes the following:
- a CDS encoding YjbQ family protein is translated as MAAGRRLRVETRERTQFVPLAERIRAEAASLLEGQSGLLIVSVPHTTAGVCVNEGYDPDVMDDVGRVLERLVP
- a CDS encoding DUF4097 family beta strand repeat-containing protein: MRPRMRFAAAGIAACAVAALSIASPAGAAHLRNVSEKVFPFPAGGDIVIESTNGRIVVEAWDRPDVRVQITREVRAADDRQAAELLRDLKADVAVHPGEIHIESIYPRKQKVVGFWDLIGHGVRSANIHYYLQVPRETSLDLSTTNGAIRVRAVQGKVDIATTNGDVEASSVRGSLSARTTNGEVRLARIEGAADAATTNGSIAVEMSALPPRGAMQMGTTNGNIELALPREVHANLEARTTNGRVNINYKLATQGSITSKSIQGTIGGGGVRIELQTTNGNIDVGPPRARASS